A window from Streptomyces sp. NBC_00335 encodes these proteins:
- a CDS encoding LysR family transcriptional regulator, which yields MFDSRHIRTFHEVVASGSYSAAARVLGYTQPAITQQMKALERAVGTPLFTRVGRRMQLTEAGESMARHAEAILGSLSAAEAQLKAYARLRTGRVRLCGFPSANVTLVPEALSSLAKEHPGIQVELLEGEPPDSLRRLERGECDITLAFTYPGLHEEVPEEVAEVRLMEDQLTVLLPTGHPLARRRAVHLADLSEERWIAGCPRCRANLLHECAGLGFVPDIRFATDDNLVVQSLVAQGLGVAMMPALVLPSLSLSKVCGRALLPAARRHIAAHVYRDHLRVPATAVVLEALRQAASNRVGC from the coding sequence GTGTTCGATTCGCGGCACATACGGACGTTCCACGAGGTGGTCGCCTCGGGGTCCTACTCGGCCGCCGCCCGGGTCCTCGGGTACACGCAGCCCGCGATCACCCAGCAGATGAAGGCGCTCGAACGCGCCGTCGGCACACCGCTGTTCACCCGCGTGGGACGCCGCATGCAGCTCACCGAGGCCGGGGAGTCGATGGCCCGGCACGCCGAGGCCATCCTCGGCAGTCTCTCCGCGGCCGAGGCCCAGCTGAAGGCGTACGCCCGGCTGCGGACCGGCCGCGTCCGGCTGTGCGGCTTCCCCAGCGCCAACGTCACCCTGGTCCCGGAAGCCCTGAGCAGCCTGGCCAAGGAGCACCCGGGGATCCAGGTCGAGCTGCTGGAGGGGGAGCCCCCGGACTCCTTGCGCAGGCTGGAGCGGGGCGAGTGCGACATCACCCTGGCCTTCACCTACCCCGGCCTGCACGAGGAGGTCCCGGAGGAGGTCGCCGAGGTCAGGCTCATGGAGGACCAGCTGACGGTGCTGCTGCCGACCGGGCACCCGCTGGCCCGGCGGCGGGCCGTGCACCTCGCGGACCTCTCCGAGGAGCGGTGGATCGCGGGCTGTCCGCGCTGCCGGGCGAACCTGCTGCACGAATGCGCGGGGCTCGGCTTCGTGCCCGACATCCGGTTCGCCACCGACGACAACCTGGTGGTCCAGAGCCTGGTCGCACAGGGCCTGGGCGTGGCCATGATGCCCGCCCTGGTGCTGCCCTCGCTCTCGCTGAGCAAGGTGTGCGGGCGGGCCCTCCTGCCGGCCGCGCGCCGTCACATCGCCGCGCACGTGTACCGCGACCATCTGCGGGTCCCGGCGACGGCGGTGGTGCTGGAGGCGCTGAGGCAGGCGGCCTCGAACCGCGTCGGCTGCTGA
- a CDS encoding cysteine dioxygenase family protein produces MTTTTPARTTARTAALVSEIRTVVERGLAPDLTAYLVGERLAPHLGAPGLLTAEQREGRPDRYRQHVLHAEPDGSFSVVALVWLPGQETAIHDHVSWCVAGVHEGEESELRYRLVPATATTGARLVATEHVVNGPGEVCGFAPPGDIHKVRNSCRTKAISLHVYGADVVRLGSSVRRVYTLPTD; encoded by the coding sequence ATGACCACCACCACGCCGGCCCGCACGACCGCGAGGACGGCCGCCCTCGTCAGTGAGATCCGCACGGTCGTGGAGCGGGGGCTGGCCCCCGACCTGACCGCCTACCTCGTCGGTGAACGCCTCGCCCCGCACCTGGGGGCGCCCGGCCTGCTCACCGCCGAGCAGCGCGAGGGGCGCCCCGACCGCTACCGGCAGCACGTCCTGCACGCGGAGCCGGACGGCAGCTTCTCCGTGGTGGCCCTGGTGTGGCTGCCGGGCCAGGAGACCGCGATCCACGACCACGTCTCGTGGTGCGTGGCCGGGGTGCACGAGGGCGAGGAGAGCGAGCTCCGCTACCGCCTCGTCCCCGCCACGGCCACCACCGGCGCCCGGCTGGTGGCGACCGAGCACGTGGTCAACGGCCCCGGTGAGGTCTGCGGGTTCGCCCCTCCCGGCGACATCCACAAGGTCCGCAACTCCTGTCGCACGAAGGCGATATCCCTGCACGTCTACGGCGCCGACGTCGTACGCCTGGGCAGCAGTGTCCGCCGCGTCTACACGCTCCCGACCGACTGA
- a CDS encoding YeiH family protein, translating into MALLNRPVRGAGSPEPVDVSRETSSSWPGLGLAAAGVLVAWSVHRLAPWAPMLTVSVVLGIAAAHLPRLRGFVRGPARPGLSLAGRRLMRIGIVLLGLALGLDEVLRLGWATVAMVAAVVAATFLGTLWLGRRLGLPGDQPLLIATGYSICGASAIGAVSQVSGSDEEDVASSVALVTLCGTLAIAVLPLLQSPLGLSDPDFGRWVGASVHDVGQVVATAQTAGPGALGEAVLVKLMRVALLAPLVAAVAFSVRARRRGARTLSGRRPAPVPLFVAGFLAAAALRATGVLPDVALEWAHTAQELLLAAALFGLGSAVHLPTLSRTGGRAALLGLAAWVVVAGASYAGVLLTT; encoded by the coding sequence ATGGCCCTGCTGAACCGCCCGGTGCGCGGGGCGGGATCGCCGGAGCCGGTCGATGTTTCACGTGAAACATCCTCATCGTGGCCCGGGTTGGGCCTCGCGGCCGCCGGGGTCCTGGTGGCCTGGTCCGTTCACCGGCTGGCGCCCTGGGCGCCGATGCTGACGGTGTCGGTGGTGCTCGGCATCGCAGCGGCTCACCTCCCCCGTCTACGGGGCTTCGTACGGGGCCCCGCGCGCCCGGGCCTCTCCCTGGCCGGGCGGCGCCTGATGCGGATAGGCATCGTCCTGTTGGGCCTGGCACTGGGACTGGACGAGGTGCTCCGGCTGGGCTGGGCCACCGTGGCGATGGTGGCCGCAGTGGTGGCCGCGACCTTCCTCGGCACCCTCTGGCTCGGCCGGCGGCTCGGACTCCCCGGGGACCAGCCGTTGCTGATAGCCACCGGGTACTCGATCTGCGGAGCCTCGGCCATCGGAGCCGTCAGCCAGGTATCCGGCAGCGACGAGGAGGACGTGGCCTCCTCGGTGGCCCTGGTCACCCTGTGCGGGACCCTCGCCATAGCGGTACTCCCGCTCCTGCAATCCCCGCTCGGACTCTCCGACCCCGACTTCGGCCGCTGGGTGGGCGCGAGCGTCCACGACGTCGGCCAGGTGGTGGCGACCGCGCAGACGGCCGGCCCCGGCGCCCTCGGTGAAGCGGTGCTGGTCAAGCTGATGCGTGTGGCGCTGCTGGCCCCGCTGGTCGCGGCGGTGGCCTTCTCGGTACGGGCCCGCAGGCGCGGAGCGCGCACCCTCTCGGGGCGCCGCCCGGCTCCGGTGCCGCTGTTCGTGGCCGGGTTCCTCGCCGCGGCCGCGCTGCGCGCCACCGGGGTACTGCCCGACGTAGCGCTGGAGTGGGCGCACACCGCCCAGGAACTGCTGCTGGCCGCCGCCCTGTTCGGCCTGGGCAGCGCGGTCCACCTGCCCACCCTGTCCCGTACGGGCGGCCGTGCGGCCCTCCTGGGCCTCGCGGCCTGGGTGGTGGTGGCCGGAGCCTCGTACGCGGGCGTCCTCCTCACCACCTGA
- a CDS encoding trypsin-like serine peptidase has translation MNRHRTAISVLLATGALLAGALTAASPSAAAQRPAPGSWSAERMRAATPLDITAAPGIAAPGAAARTALTTAERPTTIAPTAPASPTAFPQPGGAWTSGGAVVKTSGRVFFTFNGKSASCSGDSITSANGSTVITAGHCVKYQGAWHTNWIFVPGYDNGNAPYGQWTATKTFATDQWVASEDMNMDVGLAVVAPLNGRTLSQAVGAQGIVFNGGYNKKMYAFGFPAAAPYDGTKLVYCSGNSGKDFLLTKDHSLPCNMTGGSSGGPWFQDFNEATGLGTQVSVNSFGYTFLPNRMFGPYFGNEAKAAYDKAQTA, from the coding sequence GTGAATCGCCATCGGACAGCCATATCGGTCTTACTCGCGACGGGAGCCCTGCTCGCGGGTGCGTTGACGGCGGCCTCCCCCTCGGCCGCCGCGCAGCGCCCCGCCCCCGGCTCGTGGTCGGCCGAGCGGATGCGGGCCGCGACGCCGCTGGACATCACGGCCGCCCCGGGCATCGCCGCCCCGGGTGCGGCCGCCCGTACGGCGCTCACCACCGCGGAGCGCCCCACGACGATCGCCCCGACCGCCCCCGCCTCCCCCACGGCCTTCCCCCAGCCGGGCGGAGCCTGGACGTCCGGTGGCGCGGTGGTCAAAACCTCGGGCCGGGTCTTCTTCACCTTCAACGGGAAGAGCGCCTCCTGCTCCGGTGACTCGATCACCAGCGCCAACGGCAGCACGGTGATCACCGCCGGCCACTGCGTGAAGTACCAGGGCGCCTGGCACACCAACTGGATCTTCGTTCCGGGATACGACAACGGGAACGCGCCCTACGGGCAGTGGACGGCCACCAAGACCTTCGCGACCGACCAGTGGGTGGCGAGCGAGGACATGAACATGGACGTCGGCCTGGCGGTCGTCGCACCGCTGAACGGACGGACGCTCAGCCAGGCCGTCGGAGCCCAGGGCATCGTCTTCAACGGCGGCTACAACAAGAAGATGTACGCCTTCGGCTTCCCGGCGGCGGCCCCGTACGACGGCACCAAGCTCGTGTACTGCAGCGGCAACAGCGGCAAGGACTTCCTGCTGACCAAGGACCACAGCCTGCCGTGCAACATGACCGGAGGCTCCAGCGGCGGTCCCTGGTTCCAGGACTTCAACGAGGCGACCGGCCTGGGCACCCAGGTCTCGGTGAACAGCTTCGGCTACACCTTCCTGCCGAACCGGATGTTCGGCCCGTACTTCGGCAACGAGGCGAAGGCGGCCTACGACAAGGCCCAGACCGCCTGA
- a CDS encoding alpha/beta fold hydrolase — protein MRSAVVTASGDQIRWAELPGDGPARIYVHGLGSTSPAYFAASAAHPLLAGRRSLLIDLLGHGHSDRPEDFSYTLEAHADALATALEQAGTGPAELIAHSMGGAVAIVLAERHPHLVSRLVLIDANLDPTPPDPAVAGSSGLAAYTEQEFLAGGWAEVRDRVSPHWWSTMRLAGRVALHRSAVHLAAGTTPTMRELLLQLKIPRTFLLPAEDGPLPGTEALEAAGVAVVPIPDCGHNIMLDNPEGFARASADALARD, from the coding sequence ATGCGAAGTGCCGTCGTCACGGCGAGCGGGGACCAGATCCGCTGGGCCGAACTGCCCGGAGACGGACCGGCGCGGATCTACGTGCACGGTCTGGGATCCACCTCGCCCGCATACTTCGCGGCGAGCGCCGCGCATCCGCTGCTCGCCGGGCGGCGATCCCTGCTGATCGACCTCCTGGGGCACGGGCACAGCGACCGGCCCGAGGACTTCTCGTACACGCTGGAGGCGCATGCCGACGCTCTCGCCACCGCGCTGGAGCAGGCCGGCACCGGCCCCGCGGAGCTGATTGCGCACAGCATGGGCGGCGCTGTCGCCATCGTGCTGGCCGAGCGGCACCCCCACCTCGTCTCCCGGCTGGTGCTGATCGACGCCAACCTGGACCCGACCCCGCCCGACCCCGCCGTCGCGGGCAGCAGCGGCCTCGCCGCCTACACCGAGCAGGAGTTCCTGGCCGGCGGCTGGGCCGAGGTGCGCGACCGGGTCAGCCCGCACTGGTGGTCCACGATGCGTCTGGCGGGCCGCGTCGCCCTGCACCGCAGCGCCGTCCACCTGGCGGCGGGCACGACGCCGACGATGCGCGAGCTGCTGTTGCAGCTGAAGATCCCGCGCACCTTCCTGCTCCCGGCCGAGGACGGCCCCCTCCCCGGCACCGAGGCCCTGGAGGCGGCCGGAGTGGCGGTCGTCCCCATCCCGGACTGCGGGCACAACATCATGCTCGACAACCCCGAAGGCTTCGCCCGGGCCTCCGCGGACGCCCTGGCCAGGGACTGA